In one Yarrowia lipolytica chromosome 1A, complete sequence genomic region, the following are encoded:
- a CDS encoding uncharacterized protein (Compare to YALI0A10230g, similar to uniprot|P22211 Saccharomyces cerevisiae YNL183c NPR1 ser/thr protein kinase) — MARPSSLPVLALDTMTSVNNNTHTTGMSSLSKLLGSQPGGSPAPTDANMTYSTSQSSQDTCHYSTSGHSEETAHNGVNHGKAQFSLGGSSPAAAQQSWNGNSASDTPPRKAKGIQPGIAGTSFMRGMSSTKQCDIEPRFIVDTSRLSLGGSSGGDSPGGSSFGKSPSSLSLFSRSRKDSQADLMASNSPLPSSGSSASLSNSHGSTSDLKRFFQKPWRHSSNNKLPSDNGEIFAVTGTAPDGSHASSPTAQSPVLGSNSTMGGSSLGSQSSHSSTPNLKALSSSGRARSASRSSITSTFSSSSNAIRSLHDDRRTSLTKHYSKPGKALGEGAGGSVRLVSRNKDKKIFAVKEFRRKNNYETQKDYSKKISGEYCIGLTLKHNNIVETVDIIYEGEKIYQIMEYCEYDLFAIVMSGKMTREEVYCDFKQIMAGIKYMHDMGLAHRDLKLDNCVITASGIVKIIDFGSVAIFKYPESSTIHEAYGIVGSDPYLAPEVCQNVKYDPRPADIWSAAIVFCCMLMRKFPWKAPRLSDSSFKLFLETADSRSASNPEKLVKSTSPVLNLAPHIQPGSGAEKLFSRLPQEVRLLVGQMLHVDPLQRIDISDAWNDPWLQTVDYCTYQACKTHPHTVVADDEAHIAMLEKKNKKKKASEKMW; from the coding sequence caacaacaacacacacaccactGGCATGTCTTCGCTGAGCAAACTGCTGGGCTCGCAACCAGGCGGATCTCCAGCCCCCACAGATGCAAACATGACCTATTCAACTTCCCAGTCCTCGCAGGACACCTGTCACTACTCCACTTCAGGACACTCAGAGGAAACGGCCCACAACGGCGTCAACCACGGCAAGGCTCAGTTCTCGCTTGGAGGCtcatctccagcagcagcgcAACAGTCGTGGAACGGAAACAGCGCCTCGGATACTCCTCCCAGAAAAGCAAAGGGTATCCAACCCGGAATTGCTGGAACCTCCTTCATGAGAGGCATGTCATCCACAAAGCAGTGCGACATTGAACCTCGGTTCATTGTGGATACGTCTCGGCTGTCGCTCGGCggatcttctggaggagatagTCCAGGTGGCTCGTCATTCGGCAAGAGCCCTTCGTCACTGTCTCTTTTCTCGAGATCGAGAAAAGACAGTCAAGCTGACCTTATGGCCTCCAACAGCCCTCTGCCCTCATCGGGCTCATCTGCATCGCTGTCCAACTCTCACGGATCAACTTCGGACCTCAAGCGGTTCTTCCAAAAGCCCTGGAGACATTCTAGCAACAATAAGCTCCCCAGCGACAACGGTGAAATATTTGCTGTTACAGGAACCGCACCCGATGGCAGCCATGCCTCTAGTCCGACCGCCCAGTCGCCGGTCCTCGGGTCAAACTCTACCATGGGGGGTTCTAGCTTGGGGTCCCAGTCATCCCACTCCTCTACCCCTAATCTTAAGGCCCTGTCTTCGTCCGGACGAGCCCGATCGGCATCCCGGTCATCCATCACATCGACTTTTTCATCGTCCTCCAATGCAATCAGATCTCTGCACGACGACCGACGTACTTCGCTCACTAAGCATTACTCCAAGCCCGGAAAAGCCCTGGGAGagggagctggaggctctgtTCGTCTGGTGAGCCgcaacaaggacaagaagattTTCGCCGTCAAGGAGTTCCGCCGCAAGAATAACTATGAGACTCAAAAGGATTATTCAAAGAAAATTAGTGGCGAGTACTGCATCGGACTGACTCTTAAGCACAACAACATTGTCGAGACAGTCGACATCATCTACGAGGGTGAGAAAATTTACCAGATTATGGAGTACTGTGAATACGACCTGTTCGCAATTGTGATGAGCGGTAAGATGACTCGGGAGGAGGTTTACTGCGATTTCAAGCAGATCATGGCCGGTATCAAATACATGCACGACATGGGTCTTGCTCATCGGGACCTGAAACTCGATAACTGTGTAATTACGGCTTCTGGAATTGTCAAGATTATCGATTTCGGCTCCGTTGCAATCTTCAAGTATCCCGAATCTTCCACCATTCACGAGGCCTATGGAATCGTTGGTTCCGATCCATACCTTGCTCCCGAGGTGTGCCAGAATGTCAAATACGACCCACGCCCTGCCGATATTTGGTCTGCCGCAATCGTCTTTTGCTGCATGTTGATGCGAAAGTTCCCTTGGAAGGCTCCCCGGCTCTCGGATTCGTCGTTCAAATTGTTCTTGGAGACTGCTGACAGTCGCTCGGCCAGTAACCCCGAGAAGCTGGTTAAAAGTACTTCCCCTGTCCTCAATCTGGCTCCCCATATCCAGCCTGGCTCTGGCGCTGAGAAGCTCTTCTCGCGCCTACCCCAGGAGGTGCGGTTGCTGGTTGGCCAGATGTTGCATGTTGACCCTCTGCAGCGAATCGACATTTCCGACGCATGGAATGACCCATGGTTGCAGACGGTTGATTACTGCACTTATCAGGCATGTAAGACTCATCCCCATACGGTTGTTGCGGACGATGAGGCCCACATCGCgatgctggagaagaagaacaagaagaagaaggccagCGAGAAAATGTGGTAA
- a CDS encoding uncharacterized protein (Compare to YALI0A10186g, no similarity): MTKRAAPIHSPMADRVPRRVNVNLPSQLQGDIEITHSSSTTAATPTGQSSTASMSKDGEPKPPASWSTNQAGLSSRVPPKLATSPLKSTSTGSPKISPAKSPLRTAGPRPSAPSGIDTHCYAATEHGTNKSRDALVSEMLWDYLSGNPILHTKVQKVRHDISNLKMEYRNGWHDPKMIMHLFDMAYDDRGKHATDFLHTAGHQLQLIWTFDPTLTRAMEQTGDGMKDIIYCCLAIIKKKRPSLTLSEVVRQIINAMPQRIDGLTKCMNLAVDVAKKPPSPGWEELMIRSSRHGGLLSLRPNESEIVADGLQVLCDSPWPQMECVIIGVVEIVMSKTQNKFTPTQIIQDMMRLIGNSKVSPILGFRNPYQLQCRLQATLLALKFMEPLLFSLPDVKPGKNGKREKNEEARAPIKRHFSEYRPNQLKRSAGPSNATDVHVSLTSVGKPKLISPRKLRTLEIETKLAEMACKRTIRDFTGVTPSVKAVQEQKTVATAPRPRKPAETIPTKLSLEDGETANGAKLLNTHEIARSSTTEFAAESASGVVSQSRKSLFEDSKRFDLSANMSSEQRINEEIGDLLDNVSSNEPLIPPAQTTMAGVPSVPIVERLHAPTSVCIKEESKDIAFRNSAKLSVTDAVAKIAHLQPGVGKYIESIQGHDPHVAKAFLVRLVMSGQVDVGTTLGHVKQLKIRYPRHEFFFSPKDDKLLLQLMRGAGAKPSKLNRLFKRHLSSDIDMRMKFLGYLKTRKDN, translated from the coding sequence ATGACGAAACGAGCGGCACCCATACATTCACCAATGGCTGACAGAGTACCACGACGAGTTAATGTCAACCTGCCGTCGCAATTACAGGGAGATATTGAGATTACGCACTCCAGTAGTACAACGGCAGCGACTCCAACAGGTCAATCCAGCACTGCTAGCATGTCAAAAGATGGAGAACCAAAACCACCTGCCTCATGGAGCACCAACCAAGCAGGACTCTCGTCGAGGGTACCCCCAAAATTGGCAACATCACCATTAAAATCCACGTCTACGGGATCTCCTAAAATATCTCCAGCAAAGTCACCCTTGAGAACGGCGGGACCGAGACCCTCGGCGCCTTCAGGGATTGATACTCACTGTTATGCGGCTACTGAGCACGGGACTAACAAGAGTCGAGATGCTCTTGTGTCCGAAATGCTTTGGGATTACCTCTCTGGGAATCCGATCCTCCACACCAAGGTACAGAAGGTGCGCCATGATATTTCCAACCTGAAAATGGAGTATAGAAACGGATGGCATGACCCAAAAATGATTATGCACTTGTTCGATATGGCCTATGACGACAGAGGAAAACATGCCACCGATTTTCTACACACCGCTGGGCACCAATTGCAGCTGATCTGGACGTTTGATCCAACACTAACAAGAGCCATGGAACAGACAGGCGATGGCATGAAAGACATCATCTATTGCTGTCTCGCGATAATCAAAAAGAAGCGTCCAAGCCTAACACTATCCGAAGTTGTGAGGCAGATCATCAATGCGATGCCTCAGAGAATAGATGGCCTGACTAAATGCATGAATCTCGCTGTTGACGTTGCTAAAAAACCGCCTTCCCCCGGCTGGGAAGAACTGATGATCAGGTCAAGTCGGCACGGTGGCTTACTATCGTTACGTCCCAATGAAAGCGAGATTGTTGCTGATGGACTCCAGGTGCTATGTGATAGCCCCTGGCCTCAAATGGAGTGTGTGATTattggtgttgttgaaATTGTGATGTCTAAAACACAGAACAAGTTCACGCCTACTCAGATTATTCAGGATATGATGCGGTTAATTGGAAATTCCAAAGTTTCTCCAATTTTGGGCTTCAGAAACCCCTATCAGCTTCAATGTAGGCTACAAGCAACACTTCTCGCCTTGAAGTTCATGGAACCACTGCTATTCTCCCTGCCGGACGTGAAACCTGGTAAAAACGgtaagagagagaagaatGAAGAAGCTCGTGCTCCTATAAAGCGGCATTTTTCAGAATACCGACCTAATCAACTCAAACGATCTGCTGGCCCTTCTAATGCTACAGATGTGCATGTCTCTTTGACTTCTGTCGGAAAGCCGAAGCTCATCTCTCCTAGAAAGCTGAGAACCCTGGAAATTGAAACCAAGCTGGCGGAAATGGCTTGTAAACGCACTATAAGAGATTTCACAGGTGTCACGCCGTCTGTTAAGGCCGTTCAGGAGCAAAAGACGGTAGCTACTGCACCACGACCGCGAAAGCCAGCCGAAACTATACCTACAAAGCTATCCTtagaagatggagagacTGCGAATGGAGCGAAATTACTAAACACCCACGAGATAGCCAGGTCATCTACAACGGAGTTCGCGGCAGAGTCAGCCTCTGGTGTTGTCTCACAGAGCCGAAAGTCGTTGTTTGAAGACAGCAAGCGGTTTGATTTATCCGCCAACATGTCTTCAGAACAACGAATAAACGAAGAAATAGGGGATCTTCTGGATAATGTCTCTTCGAACGAGCCTCTTATTCCTCCAGCACAGACAACGATGGCGGGTGTACCTTCTGTTCCCATTGTCGAGCGACTTCATGCTCCAACTTCTGTATGCATAAAGGAAGAGTCTAAGGATATCGCTTTCAGAAACAGTGCCAAGCTTTCAGTAACCGACGCGGTAGCCAAAATAgcccatctccaacccGGAGTTGGAAAGTACATCGAGTCTATCCAAGGTCATGACCCGCATGTAGCTAAGGCATTTCTGGTTCGCTTGGTTATGAGTGGCCAAGTTGATGTTGGCACTACACTAGGGCACGTGAAACAACTGAAAATACGCTACCCTCGCCACGAGTTCTTCTTTTCACCTAAGGATGATAAACTGCTACTACAGCTTATGCGGGGAGCCGGCGCGAAGCCCTCCAAGCTCAATCGTCTGTTCAAGAGGCATCTCTCTTCTGATATTGACATGCGAATGAAGTTCCTAGGCTATCTGAAAACCAGAAAAGACAATTAA
- a CDS encoding uncharacterized protein (Compare to YALI0A10208g, similar to uniprot|P09230 Yarrowia lipolytica Alkaline extracellular protease precursor (EC 3.4.21.-) (AEP)) produces the protein MKLLSILLWISIGLCAAIPQLENDYAKLLSLMELEKRTMPHEKSEKSENSTIVLFSGKASISEKLAHVGSLVDKGILITKLYDISNNTAGNGVIGYVGSFTQREVQSIEDSDTIIDSVFADTLVYAQGQLEERQDIYKTNPKGTTEAGKYSYIQYTSFPTNIYVLDSGIRTSHEAFGGRAQWGANFADDIDRDLGGHGTAVASMAAAVSVESTIWGVKVLQLNTGALSWIIAGLEWSINHATERNQKAVINMSVGSGAVDIYDRFMEIAQERNIVVTVAAGNNDQDACQKSPAKSSKGNIGVYTVGSTGDEDVQSGFSNWGDCVTLLAPGEGIKGASKDSDNGYLYWTGTSMSAPIFAGLVSYWMSISDLDYANLEYLLTRNTGLVTGLKGNTPNILAWNLHT, from the exons ATGAAGTTACTCTCTATTCTTCTCTGGATCTCAATTGGTCTCTGCGCGGCCATCCCCCAGCTCGAAAATGACTATGCCAAACTTCTGAGTCTcatggagctggagaaacGAACAATGCCCCATGAAAAGTCTGAAAAGTCTGAAAACTCAACTATTGTCTTGTTCAGTGGAAAAGCTTCTATTTCAGAAAAGCTAGCTCACGTTGGATCCTTGGTGGATAAGGGCATCCTTATCACAAAGCTCTACGATATCTCCAACAATACTGCAGGAAACGGTGTGATTGGTTACGTTGGTTCTTTTACTCAAAGAGAAGTACAGTCTATTGAAGACTCTGATACTATTATTGACTCTGTGTTTGCAGATACTCTGGTCTACGCTCAGGgccagctggaggagcgtCAGGACATTTACAAAACT AATCCCAAAGGCACCACTGAGGCAGGAAAGTACTCTTACATTCAATACACTAGCTTCCCTACCAACATTTATGTTTTGGACAGTGGTATTCGAACTAGTCATGAAGCGTTCGGAGGAAGGGCCCAGTGGGGTGCAAACTTTGCCGACGACATTGATCGCGACTTGGGTGGCCATGGAACTGCTGTAGCTAGTATGGCAGCAGCTGTATCTGTCGAATCCACTATTTGGGGTGTCAAGGTTCTGCAACTCAACACCGGAGCTCTCTCCTGGATCATAGCTGGTCTAGAATGGTCCATTAACCATGCCACCGAAAGGAATCAGAAGGCTGTCATTAATATGTCGGTTGGAAGTGGCGCTGTTGATATTTACGATAGATTCATGGAAATTGCTCAGGAGCGAAACATCGTTGTTACTGTGGCTGCTGGAAACAACGACCAGGATGCCTGCCAAAAGTCCCCTGCGAAGTCGTCAAAGGGTAATATCGGAGTCTACACGGTGGGGTCTACAGGAGATGAGGACGTTCAGAGCGGCTTTTCCAACTGGGGCGACTGCGTCACGCTGTTGGCTCCAGGTGAGGGTATCAAGGGAGCATCCAAAGACTCTGATAATGGGTATCTATACTGGACAGGCACCTCCATGTCGGCTCCTATTTTCGCCGGTCTGGTATCCTATTGGATGTCTATCAGTGACTTGGATTACGCCAACCTGGAATACTTGCTCACCCGAAATACCGGTCTTGTCACTGGTCTTAAGGGTAACACTCCCAACATCCTGGCCTGGAATTTGCACACGTAG